In the Oncorhynchus tshawytscha isolate Ot180627B unplaced genomic scaffold, Otsh_v2.0 Un_contig_3379_pilon_pilon, whole genome shotgun sequence genome, TTACACCCCTACCCACATAACAGTGGGTTATCGTCCCGTTAGCATACAGATTACACCCCTACCCACATAACAGTGGGTTATCGTCCTGTTAGCATACAGATTACACCCCTACCCACATAACAGTGGGTTATCGTCCCGTTAGCATACAGATTACACCCCTACCCACATAACAGTGGGTTATCGTCCTGTTAGCATACAGATTACACCCCTACCCACATAACAGTGGGTTAAAGTCCTGTTAGCATACAGATTACACCCCTACCCACATAACAGTGGGTTAAAGTCCTGTTAGCATACAGATTACACCCCTACCCACATAACAGTGGGTTAAGGTCCTGTTAGCATACAGATTACACCCCTACCCACATAACAGTGGGTTAAAGTCCTGTTAGCCTACAGATTACACCCCTACCCACATAACAGTGGGTTATCGTCCTGTTAGCATACAGATTACACCCCTACCCACATAACAGTGGGTTATCGTCCTGTTAGCATACAGATTACACCCCTACCCACATAACAGTGGGTTATCGTCCTGTTAGCATACAGATTACACCCCTACCCACATAACAGTGGGTTATCGTCCTGTTAGCATACAGATTACACCCCTACCcacataacagtgggttaacgtcCTGTTAGCCTACAGATTACACCCCTACCCACATAACAGTGGGTTATCGTCCTGTTAGCATACAGATTACACCCCTACCCACATAACagtgggttattgtcctgttagcCTACAGATTACACCCCTACCCACATAACAGTGGGTTAAAGTCCTGTTAGCATACAGATTACACCCCTACCCACATAACAGTGGGTTAAGGTCCTGTTAGCCTACAGATTACACCCCTACCCACATAACAGTGGGTTAAAGTCCTGTTAGCATACAGATTACACCCCTACCCACATAACagtgggttattgtcctgttagcATACAGATTACACCCCTACCCACATAACAGTGGGTTAAAGTCCTGTTAGCATACAGATTACACCCCTACCCACATAACAGTGGGTTATCGTCCTGTTAGCATACAGATTACACCCCTACCCACATAACAGTGGGTTAAATCCTGTTAGCATACAGATTACACCCCTGCCCACATAACAGTGGGCTAAAGTCCCGTTAGCCTACAGATTACACCCCTGCCCACATAACAGTGGGCTAAAGTCCCGTTAGCATACAGATTACACCCCTACCCACATAACagtgggttattgtcctgttagcATACAGATTACACCCCTACCCACATAACAGTGGGTTAAGGTCCTGTTAGCCTACAGATTACACCCCTACCCACATAACAGTGGGTTAAAGTCCTGTTAGCATACAGATTACACCCCTACCCACATAACAGTGGGTTAAAGTCCTGTTAGCCTACAGATTACACCCCTACCCACATAACAGTGGGTTAAGGTCCTGTTAGCATACAGATTACACCCCTACCCACATAACAGTGGGTTAAGGTCCTGTTAGCATACAGATTACACCCCTACCCACATAACAGTGGGTTAAGGTCCTGTTAGCATACAGATTACACCCCTACCCACATAACagtgggttattgtcctgttagcCTACAGATTTCCCTGGCCCTACCACATAACAGTGGGTTAAAACCTGTTAGCATACAGATTACACTGTAGGCCCACATAACAGTGGGTTAGGAGAACAGACAGGAACTGTGTaggtagaggagaacagacagattgTAGGTAGAGGACCCACATAACAGTGGGAACTACATAACAGACAGGAACTAGTGGGTTAGGAGAACAGACATGAACTActgtagggagaggagaacagacagggactactgtagggagggacagagaacagacaggaacTACTGTAGGGACAGTGGGtgaggagaacagacagggactactgtagggagaggagaggagaacagacaggaacTACTGAGAacagactagggagaggagaacagacagtaACTACTGTAGGTAGAGGACATAACAGGGGTTActgtagggagaggagaacagacaggaacTACTGTAGGGAGAGGTCCTGTTACAGACATTAACTACTGCAGGGAGTGGGTTAAGGTCCTGTTAGACAGAACTACTGTAGGGGGTTAACAGACAGGAACTACTGTagggagggacaggagaacagacctactgtagggagggagaggagaacagacataaCTAGTGGGTTACAGGTCCTGTTAGCatacagagaacagacaggaacTACTGTAGGGTGGGTTAGAGGTTAGATACAGATTACTACCCTACCCACATAACAGTGGGTTACTGTCCTGGGAGGATACAGATTAGACAGGAACTACAGTGGGTTAGATTACAGGAACACCCCTACCCACATAACAGTGGGTTAGGAGTCCTGTTAGACAGACTActctagggagaggagaggttaacAGACAGGAACTACATACAGATTAGGAACTACCTACCCACAGAACAACACTGTGGGTTAAGGTCctgtagggagaggagaacaTACAGGAACTACCCACATAACAGTGGGAACTACTGTTAGCATACAGACAGGAACCTGTACCCACATAACAGTGGGTTGTAGGTCCTGTTAGCATACAGAACTACTGTACCCAGGAGAACAGACAGGAACTcctgtagggagagaggagaacagacatgaACTactgtaggagaggagaggagaacagacaggaactactgtagggagaggagaccagacaggaactactgtagggagaggagaacagacagggactactgtagggagggagaggagaaagacagacaggaactactgtagggagaggagaacagacaggaactactgtagggagaggagaacagacaggaacTACTGTGGAGATGAGAACAGACAGGAACtactgtagggagaggagaggagaacagacaggaactactgtagggaggagaggagaacagacaggaactactgtagggagaggagaacagacaggaactactgtaggcagaggagaggagaacagagaggaactactgtagggagaggagaacagacaggaactactgtagggagaggagaacagacaggaactactgtagggagaggagaggaaaacagacaggaactactgtagggagaggagaacagacaggaactactgcagggagaggagaacagacaggaactactgtaggcagaggagaggagaacagacaggaactactgtagggagaggagaggagaacagacaggaactactgtagggggagaggagaacagacaggaactactgtagggagaggagaggagaacagacaggaactactgtagggagaggagaacagacaggaactactgtagggagaggagaacagacaggaactactgcagggagaggagaacagacagtaactactgtagggagaggagaacagacaggaactactgtagggagaggagaggagaacagacaggaactactgtagggagaggagaacagacaggaactactgtagggagaggagaacagacagtaGGACAGAACTAATGGAGTCTGGCTCTAAACTCCGGGCTCTAGTTATTGTTCCATGTGGTGTGGTGAGAGTTGGGGACAGacacggagagaggaggagaggggatatttACCCCATGTTTGGGTTCTGGAGGACTCCCATTATTCTCTGGATCCGGTCCATAGCAACGCTCTCCTGGAAACGGCTAAGACCTggaggacagacggacagacagggaaAAGTTATCATGAGCAAGGCCACAAGAGAGAGAATATGAGTTTGAAAGAACTGCTGGTTTTGTCAGTTACCTATTTAGAAGTAAAGCTGTACGgaaaagagacagacagtgagtccgTTCCAACTCCGTTCTTAAAGAACTGCTGGTTTGCTAAACTACCTATTTAAAATGTCAGTCCTTGGTTCAAAAAAGAGGTTGAGAAACCCTGGTGTCACTCTGACTCCACCTCCTCATCTGATCCACTAAACCCCTGGCACTCTGACTCCGCCTCCTCATCTGATCCACTAAACCCCTGGCACTCTGACTCCGCCTCCTCATCTGATCCACTAAACCCCTGGCACTCTGACTCCGCCTCCTCATCTGATCCACTAAACCCCTGGCACTCTGACTCCGCCTCCTCAACTGATCCACTAAACCCCTGGCACTCTGACTCCGCCTCCTCATCTGATCCACTAAACCCCTGGCACTCTGACTCCGCCTCCTCATCTGATCCACTAAACCCCTGGCACTCTGACTCCGCCTCCTCATCTGATCCACTAAACCTGGCACTCTGACTCCGCCTCCTCATCTGATCCACTAAACCCCTGGCACTCTGACTCCGCCTCCTCATCTGATCCACTAAACCCCTGGCACTCTGACTCCGCCTCCTCATCTGATCCACTAAACCCCTGGCACTCTGACTCCGCCTCCTCATCTGATCCACTAAACCCCTGGCACTCTGACTCCGCCTCCTCATCTGATCCACTAAACCCCTGGCACTCTGACTCCGCCTCCTCATCTGATCCACTAAACCCCTGGCACTCTGACTCCGCCTCCTCATCTGATCCACTAAACCCCTGGCACTCTGACTCCGCCTCCTCATCTGATCCACTAAATCCCTGGCACTCTGACTCCGCCTCCTCATCTGATCCACTAAACCCCTGGCACTCTGACTCCGCCTCCTCAACAGGATCCACAAATGGCACTCTAACCTGCCTCCTCATCTGTCCACTAAACCCCTGGCACTCTGACTCCGCCTCCTCATCTGATCCACTACCCCTGGCACTCTGACTCCGCCTCCTCATCTGATCCACTAAACCCCTGGCACTCTGACTCCGCCTCCTCATCTGATCCACTAAACCCCTGGCACCTGACTCCGCCTCCTCATCTGATCCACTAAACCCCTGGCACTCTGACTCCGCCTCCTCATCTGATCCACTAAACCCCTGGCACTCTGACTCCGCCTCCTCATCTGATCCACTAAACCCCTGGTACTCTGACTCCGCCTCCTCATCTGATCCACTAAACCCCTGGCACTCtgactctgcctcctcatctGATCCACGAACCCCTGGCACTCTGACTCCGCCTCCTCATCTGATCCACGAATCCCTGGCACTCTGTAGCTCTACATTATCTACCTAACCTGGCCCACACAGCACTACAACAGGCTCTACAATATCTACCTAACCTGGCCCACACAGTACTACAACAGGCTCTACCATATCTACCTAACCTGGCCCACACAGCACTACAACAGGCTCTACCGTATCTACCTAACCTGGCCCACACAGCACTACAACAGGCACTCTGTATCTACCTAACCTGGCCCCCACAGCTCTACAACAGGCTCTACAATATCTACCTAACCTGGTCCACACAGCACTACAACAGGCTCTACCATATCTACCTAACCTGGTCCACACAGCACTACAACAggctctacctatctacctaacCTGGCCCACACAGCACTACAACAGGCTCTCTGTATCTACCTAACCTGGCCCACACAGCACTACAACAGGCACTACCGTATCTACCTAACCTGGCCCACACAGCACTACAACAGGCTCTGTATCTACCTAACCTGGTCCACACAGCACTACAACAGACACTCTGTATCTACCTAACCTGGTCCACACAGCACTACAACAGGACACTCTGTATCTACCTAACCTGGTCCACACAGCACTACAACAGGCACTCTGTATCTACCTAACCTGGCCCACATATCAGCACTACAACAGGCACTCTTCCTATCTATCCTAACCTGGCCCACACAGCACTACAacagactctctctctttatctacctAACCTGGCCCACACAGCACTACAACAGGCTCTGCCTCTCGTATCTACCTCTACCTGGCCCTCACATCACTACAACAGTCTCTCTGTATCTACCTAACCTGGTCCACACAGCACTACAACaggctctacctctatctacctaaCCTGGTCACACAGCACTACAACAGACTTTACTCTGTATCTACCTAACCTGGCCAAAGCACAGCACTACAACAGGCAGATAATATCTACCTAAATACAGCACTACAACATTGACACTCTGTATCTACATCTAACCTGGTCCACACAGCAGTTTCAAAACAACAGGCATTACAAATGTCTACCTAACCTGGTCCACACAGCACTACAACAGGCTCTCTTAACTACCTAACCTGGTCCACACAgcactacaacataactacctAACCTGGTCCACACAGCACTACAACAGGCTCTACGATATCTACCTAACCTGGTCCACACAGCACTACAACAGGCACTCTGTAACTACCTAACCTGGTCCACACAGCACTACAACAGGCTCTACAATATCTACCTAACCTGGTCCACACAGCACTACAACAGGCACTCTGAAGCCACTGGGTACAGCATATCTGGGTAATAGTGGGTGGCAACAGTCTTCCTGTGTTTGATCAAGccttttatctctctgtctctctctctctcttcatcgctctctctctacctctgtctcgcctctcttttacctctctctctctctctacctctgtctcctctctcttttctctctctctctctttactctctctctgtctctgtctcgctctctctttacctatctctctctctctctctttctctctctctctacctctgtctctgtctctctttacctctctctctctctttacctcctctgtctctacctctgtctctctatcctctctctctctctccctctacatctctctctgcctctccctctaccctctctctctctgtctgtctctctgtcaattcaattcaagggctttattggcatgggaaacatgtgttaacattgccaaagcaagtgaggtagataatatatgtctgaaataaacaataaaaatctaACAGTAggcatcacacatacagaagtttcaaaacaataaagacattacaaatgtcatctctgtctatatatatatatatatatctacctctctatctgtatatatatatatatatatatataccgtgttttaacaatgtacaaatggtaaaggacacaagataaaataaataagcataaatatgggttgtatttacaatggtgtttgttcttcactggttgcccttttctcgtggcaacaggtcacaaatcttgctgctttgatggcacactgtggaatttcacccagtagatatgggagtttttcaaaattggtttgtttcgaattctttgtggaattctttctgtctctctgtctctctactctctctactctctctacctctctctactctctctctcttctctctctctctctctctctgtctctctctctctgtctctctctgtgtgtctgtctctctctctctactctctctctctctctctctacctctgtctctctctgtctctgtctctctctctctctctctctctctacctctctgtctgtctctgtctctctctctctctctctctctctacctctctgtctgtctctgtctctgtctctctctctctctctctctctacctctctctctctctttcaatgtgACTTGTATGAATAACACACGAGGGAATGACAACAAGATGTTTTCCGTTCAGTCGATCTGCGTTAGCATATCTGTAGtgacgcaccacacacacacacacacacacacacacacacacacacacacacacacacacacacacacacacacacacacacacacacacacacacacacacacacacacacacacacacacacacacacacacacacacacacacacacacacacacacacacacacacacacacacacacacacatacacacacacacacacacacacacacacacacacacacacacacacacacacacacacacacacacacacacacaccattcagaaAAACTCTCTCTGTGGGTATAGTACGGGGAGGATTGCGGGGTTAAATGAGTTCTTGGAGAGATTAGACAACTCACTCACGTTCTGAGTACCTCCCAGAGCGCAGGCCTCTCAGGATGGAAGACAGGGGATGGAGGTAACGCTGGAGCTCCATACACTGAGGACAACACAGGGATCTTTTGGTTATCACTACGGCAACAGCTTCCAGGAACAACACAATATTTACATATGACAGTTATTCAGAAAATAAGGTAATGGAATTAAACCACAACATACACAGTGATGGGTTAGCATTAGCAACTAGTATTCTCTAGCTATATAGCATGAATACTGGGGATTAGCATTAGCAACTAGTATTCTCTAGCTATATAACATGAATACTGGGGTTAGCATTAGCAACTAGTATTCTCTAGTTATATAGCATGAATACTGGGGATTAGCATTAGCAACTAGTATTCTCTAGCTATATAACATGAATACTGGGGGGTTAGCAACTAGTATTATCTAGTTATATAACATGAATACTGGGGGGTTAGCATTAGCAACTAGTATTCTCTAGCTATATAACATGAATACTGGGGATTAGCATTAGCAACTAGTATTCTCTTGCTATATAACATGAATACTGGGGGATTAGCATTAGCAACTAGTATTCTCTAGCTATATAACATGAATACTGGGGATTAGCATTAGCAACTAGTATTCTCTAGCTATATAACATGAATACTGGGGGTTAGCATTAGCAACTAGTATTCTCTAGCTATATAACATGAATACTGGGGGATTAGCATTAGCAACTAGTATTCTCTAGCTATATAACATGAATACTGGGGTATTAGCAACTAGTATTCTCTAGCTATATAACATGAATACTGGGGGGTTAGCAACTAGTATTATCTAGCTATATAACATGAATACTGGGGGATTAGCATTAGCAACTAGTATTCTCTAGCTATATAACATGAATACTGGGGAGTTAGCAACTAGCATTAGAGCCAAACCTTAATTATAGCCATATCTTCTGATTAAAACAACTAGCATTATAGCCATATCTTCTGATTAAAACAACTAGTGTTATAGCCATATCTTCTGATTAAAACAACTAGCATTATAGCCATATCTTCTGATTAAAACAACTAGCATTATAGCCATATCTTCGGATTTCTGATTAAAACAACTAGCATTATAGCCATATCTTCTAGCCATATCTTCTGATTAAAACAACTAGCATTATAGCCATATCTTCTGATTAAAACAACTAGCATTATAGCCATATCTTCTGATTAAAAAACTAGCATTATAGCCATATCTTCTGATTCAAACAACTAGCATTATAGCCATATCTTCTGATTAAAACAACTAGCATTATAGCCATATCTTCTGATTAAAACAACTAGCAGCATATCTTCTGATTAAAACAACTATTAGCCATATCTTCTGATTCAAACAACTAGCATTATAGCCATATCTTCTGATTAAAACAACTAGCATTATAGCCATATCTTCTGATTAAAACAACTAGCATTATAGCCATATCTTCTGATTAAAACAACTAGCATTATAGCCATATCTTCTGATTAAAACAACTAGCATTATAGCCATATCTTCTGATTAAAACAACTAGCATTATAGCCATATCTTCTGATTAAAACAACTAGCATTATAGCCATATCTTCTGATTAAAACAACTAGTGTTATAGCCATATCTTCTGATTAAAACAACTAGCATTATAGCCATATCTTCTGATTAAAACAACTAGCATTATAGCCATATCTTCTGATTAAAACAACTAGCATTATAGCCATATCTTCTGATTAAAACAACTAGCATTATAGCCATATCTTCTGATTAAAACAACTAGCATTATAGCCATATCTTCTGATTAAAACAACTAGCATTATAGCCATATCTTCTGATTAAAACAACTAGCATTATAGCCATATCTTCTGATTAAAACAACTAGCATTATAGCCATATCTTCTGATTAAAACAACTAGCATTATAGCCATATCTTCTGATTAAAACAACTAGCATTATTTAGCCATTCCTTCTTTTATAAATGACTCATTTTATTTCCATATATTCTACTTAAAGCTACACATTATCACCCTATTCCATTCATAGTgctctttgttttgttttgagaaCCCATAGTAGTGTACTAGTGCACTACACCCttactagtgcactacttttgaccaggaccgaTAGGGTGGTAGTGCACTCTCCAGGGAATCAGGTGGCATTTGGGCTGTGTGACCCATGTCTTATAAGCCGGGCGACCCTCTAGAATGACATATAGAATTTATAGGATCTACTGTATGTGGTGACCCTTTACCTTCTGGGCAAACAGCTGATCCTTCTCAGGCTCCCCAGGTTCCGTTGTGTCTCTGTTCCTGCAGCCTTCGTCTCCAGGATGCCGTCCATGGCTGTGTGCCCTCTTCCTGCCCTGCCCAGGCTTCCCAGTGCCACTCTGTCTACTGTTTCTATCCCAGGCTTGAGATGAGGCCGTCGGGCTCCATGacagtctctgctgctgctgaccGTACACAGTAGGACTACATCCCTGGGTCTCACTGGGGCAGCGGCCCCCCTCGTAGGTGGCTGGAGGAGGGGTGCCACCACAACTACAATCTCTGTCCCTGCTCAGTCGAGGGTCAGCGTCGTTGGAATTATCACTGTCACCGTCCCTACTGAGGCCAGAGTCCCCGAAATCTCCTGTGTCACTGCTCAGCCTATGGGGTTCCTCGTGGTTGGAATTCCTGTTTAGCCTCGAGATCCCGTCCTTAGAAGAACCACAGTCAGTGTTACTGGGAGAGtcccttaatgatgatgatgatgagggtgGAGGTAAGGAGGATGAAGGTGCCGTCCTGACTGTGTGTCCGTCGGGGCTCAGTCCCACGCCGCTGTCGTTGTCATTATCTTCACTGTCACTGGCCAGGTAGTCTATGGAGAAATCAGAGTCCGACGCAGACATCCTGCAACGGATAGCAGGGCGACGGGCTCTCATCCACTAGAGAGCATCACACACCTCCAACAGATAGCAGGGTTACGGGCTCTCATCCACTAGAGAGCAGGGCTACGGGCTCTCATCCACTAGAGAGCATCACACACCTCCAACAGATAGCAGGGCTACGGGCTCTCATCCACTAGAGAGCAGGGCGACGGGCTCTCATCCACTAGAGAGCAGGGCGACGGGCTCTCATCCACTAGAGAGCATCACACACCTCCAACAGATAGCAGGGCTACGGGCTCTCATCCACTAGAGAGCATCACACACCTCCAACAGGGCTACGGGCTCTCATCCACTAGAGAGCATCACACACCTCCAACAGATAGCAGGGCGACGGGCTCTCATCCACTAGAGAGCATCACACACCTCCAACAGGGCGACGGGCTCTCATCCACTAGAGAGCATCACACACCTCCAACAGGGCTACGGGCTCTCATCCACTAGAGAGCATCACACACCTCCAACAGGGCTACGGGCTCTCATCCACTAGAGAGCATCACACACCTgcaacacaatatacagtacattatcatgTATTTGcaacacaatgtacagtacattatcatgcacctgcaacacactatacagtacattatcacacACCACCTGaaacacaatatacagtacattattatcatgcacctgcagcacaatatacagtacattatcatgcacctgcaacacaatatacagtacattattatcacacacctgcaacacaatatacagtacattatcacacacctgcaacacaatatacagtacattatcatgcacctgcaacaatgtacagtacattatcacacacctgcaacacaatatacagtacattatcatgcacctgcaacacaatatacagtacattatcattTACCTgcaacacaatatacagtacattatcacacacctgcaacacaatgtacagtacattatcacgcacctgcaacacaatatacagtacattatcatgcacctgcaacacaatgtacagtacattatcatgcacctgcaacacaatgtacagtacattatcacacacctgcaacacaatgtacagtacattatcacacacctgcaacacaatatacagtacattatcacgcacctgcaacacaatatacagtacattatcacgcACCTGCATCACAATGTacagagactagtcaaggaccatatcacctccaccctacctgacaccctagacccactccaatttgcttaccgcccaaataggtccacagacgatgcaatctcaaccacactgcacactgccctaacccatctggacaagaggaatacctatgtgagaatgctgttcatcgactacagctcggcattcaacaccatagtaccctccaactcatcatcaagctcgagaccctgggtctcgattaacaccctgtgcaactgggtactggacttcctgacaccTGATGATTGCcccagaaacagcagagggaacaccccccatccacatcgatggaacagtagtggagagggtagcaagttttaagttcctcggcatcacatccactcacacagacagcatcatcaGGCTgaacaggtggtgagggtaggcaacaacatatacagctgatcctcagcactggggccccacaagggtgcgttctga is a window encoding:
- the LOC121844511 gene encoding uncharacterized protein LOC121844511; translated protein: MRARRPAIRCRMSASDSDFSIDYLASDSEDNDNDSGVGLSPDGHTVRTAPSSSLPPPSSSSSLRDSPSNTDCGSSKDGISRLNRNSNHEEPHRLSSDTGDFGDSGLSRDGDSDNSNDADPRLSRDRDCSCGGTPPPATYEGGRCPSETQGCSPTVYGQQQQRLSWSPTASSQAWDRNSRQSGTGKPGQGRKRAHSHGRHPGDEGCRNRDTTEPGEPEKDQLFAQKCMELQRYLHPLSSILRGLRSGRYSERLSRFQESVAMDRIQRIMGVLQNPNMGERYVSVILKMEASSIAGFLKQARTSPDRLRPRQTQTSTLTARKSTTQLR